One Prodigiosinella aquatilis DNA window includes the following coding sequences:
- a CDS encoding PDR/VanB family oxidoreductase — translation MPMLNVVVDALSRQGEGNLALRLVSADEQPLPAFEAGAHIDVHLADGIRRPYSLAGDPADRDHYLLCIRHEAASRGASLYVHESLRVGQHLTVSYPRNQFALVPAERYLLLAGGIGITPLLSMAESLDQAATPFELHYFVKHRRAIAFRDRLQRGFRHGECQIWCGNEGHSPRQTLPESLYTGASHRRLYVCGPSGFMAQVIQQAQAHDWPRDRIHHEAFCPPVVADSATATDSEFTVELASSGRSFRVPSDKTIAAVLLENDVAVPLSCEMGICGACLTAVREGTPDHRDTVQSDAEKSDPDQHIALCCSRSHSTRLVIDL, via the coding sequence ATGCCAATGTTGAATGTGGTGGTTGACGCCCTTTCTCGCCAGGGGGAGGGCAATCTGGCGTTGCGGCTGGTATCGGCGGACGAACAGCCGTTGCCGGCATTTGAAGCGGGAGCCCATATTGATGTTCACCTGGCTGATGGTATCCGGCGACCATACTCGCTGGCGGGTGATCCGGCGGATCGCGACCATTATCTGCTCTGCATCCGGCACGAAGCAGCTTCTCGTGGCGCTTCCCTTTATGTACATGAGTCATTGCGCGTAGGGCAGCACCTGACTGTGTCTTACCCACGCAACCAGTTTGCCCTGGTGCCAGCTGAACGTTATCTGTTGCTGGCGGGGGGCATCGGCATTACTCCGCTGTTATCCATGGCGGAGTCGCTGGATCAGGCCGCTACGCCGTTTGAATTGCACTATTTTGTTAAACATCGGCGTGCCATTGCCTTTCGTGATCGTCTACAGCGGGGCTTTCGTCATGGTGAGTGCCAGATTTGGTGCGGAAACGAAGGGCACAGCCCACGCCAGACACTACCGGAAAGCCTGTATACGGGGGCGAGTCATCGGCGTTTATATGTGTGTGGCCCGTCAGGATTTATGGCGCAGGTGATTCAGCAGGCACAAGCTCACGACTGGCCACGGGATAGGATTCATCATGAAGCGTTTTGCCCGCCGGTTGTGGCGGACAGCGCAACAGCGACGGACAGCGAATTTACCGTTGAGCTGGCATCTTCTGGTCGTTCATTTCGGGTGCCATCAGACAAAACCATTGCCGCTGTGTTGTTGGAAAATGACGTGGCGGTGCCGCTTTCCTGCGAAATGGGGATTTGTGGTGCCTGCCTGACTGCCGTAAGGGAAGGTACGCCGGATCACCGCGATACCGTGCAATCTGATGCGGAAAAATCCGACCCGGATCAACACATTGCGCTGTGCTGCTCTCGTAGCCACTCGACGCGTTTGGTTATTGATTTATAA
- a CDS encoding aromatic ring-hydroxylating dioxygenase subunit alpha, with product MKVTLNPPANCSFESDDWYRLARYWHPVAVAAEVGPAPMSVTLLDEPLVVYRAGNDIVAARDICPHRGVPLSMGSSDGQGIVCPYHGLRFGEGGRCNRVPASPDLPIPPKLNLLTFAAREQYGLVWVCMDPPDGILPALPLMPHWNDDGFQQIVCPSFHIAGFAGRQIEGFLDVAHFAWVHTDTFADPNNQQVPDYQTLETPYGFNADYVSSVSNFAHGSGCQAPDGFTWLRHFEMHLPFTATLTIHFPDEGRLVIMNAASPVSARKTCLFVPIVRNFDLHIPVEEVHAFNQRVFEEDRMMVESQRPEHLPLDLTLEAHIPADRSSIAYRRGLKRLGFGEFFLV from the coding sequence ATGAAGGTAACGCTGAATCCCCCCGCCAATTGCTCCTTTGAGTCTGATGACTGGTATCGTCTGGCCCGCTACTGGCATCCGGTGGCGGTAGCGGCAGAGGTTGGTCCAGCGCCTATGTCGGTCACGCTGCTGGATGAGCCATTAGTGGTGTACCGTGCCGGGAACGATATTGTGGCGGCACGGGATATCTGTCCGCATCGCGGGGTGCCGCTCAGTATGGGGTCATCTGACGGGCAGGGGATTGTCTGTCCTTACCATGGGTTGCGGTTCGGAGAGGGCGGGCGTTGTAATCGGGTGCCAGCCAGCCCGGACCTGCCGATTCCGCCCAAATTGAATCTACTGACCTTCGCGGCACGAGAACAGTATGGCCTGGTGTGGGTGTGTATGGATCCGCCGGATGGCATCCTGCCGGCCCTACCGCTGATGCCGCACTGGAATGATGACGGCTTTCAACAGATTGTCTGTCCCTCTTTTCATATCGCCGGTTTTGCCGGACGCCAGATTGAAGGTTTTCTGGATGTGGCGCACTTCGCCTGGGTACACACTGACACTTTCGCTGATCCGAATAATCAACAGGTGCCGGATTACCAAACGCTGGAAACCCCCTACGGATTCAATGCCGATTATGTGAGTTCGGTGTCCAACTTTGCTCATGGTTCGGGATGTCAGGCGCCTGATGGGTTTACCTGGCTGCGTCATTTCGAGATGCACCTGCCGTTTACCGCCACACTGACCATTCATTTTCCGGATGAAGGGCGTCTGGTGATCATGAATGCCGCCTCACCGGTATCCGCTCGCAAAACGTGTCTGTTTGTACCGATAGTCCGCAATTTTGATCTGCACATTCCGGTGGAGGAGGTTCATGCCTTTAACCAACGGGTGTTTGAGGAGGACCGGATGATGGTGGAAAGCCAGCGGCCGGAGCATCTTCCGCTCGACCTGACGCTGGAAGCGCATATTCCGGCGGATCGCAGCTCGATTGCCTACCGCCGTGGTCTAAAACGACTGGGTTTCGGTGAATTTTTTCTGGTGTAA
- a CDS encoding LysR family transcriptional regulator, with product MDPLSRFSHYFMAVATTGSLRKAAEVLHVSSSAINRQILMAEEKMETPLFERLPSGLRLTSAGELLYSDLHRWKKEYALTRQRFDELQGLKRGHVSVAMVAALSEGVLIQALAEISRQYPHLTFNLHTDESYAINSLVAESEVDIGILLDPLEGQGIEVRAFTEIPIGVVMRPEHPLASQTDVTLSQLVSYRQLLPAAPLMVHERMEGLYHRHHLIPVQNMVCNDLKVMKSLVYQNVGVGILSLLDVYSEVRSGTLTFVPFSHRAVRPLTLALCVAPKRQLSRAAQLVIKHFTQAIDDMHSEMGKDAP from the coding sequence ATGGATCCCTTGTCCCGTTTTTCCCATTACTTCATGGCAGTGGCCACTACGGGCAGTTTGCGTAAAGCTGCCGAGGTGCTGCATGTCTCCAGCTCCGCCATCAACCGGCAGATTCTGATGGCAGAAGAGAAGATGGAAACCCCGCTGTTTGAAAGGCTGCCCAGCGGATTGAGACTCACTTCCGCAGGCGAGCTACTCTATAGTGATCTGCATCGCTGGAAAAAAGAGTACGCCCTCACACGCCAACGTTTTGACGAATTACAGGGACTCAAGCGCGGCCATGTCTCCGTGGCGATGGTTGCCGCCCTGAGCGAAGGGGTGCTGATCCAGGCACTGGCGGAGATCAGCCGTCAATATCCTCATCTGACGTTTAACCTCCATACCGACGAAAGCTATGCCATCAACAGTCTGGTGGCCGAGTCTGAGGTGGATATCGGTATTCTGCTCGATCCGCTGGAAGGGCAAGGTATCGAGGTACGGGCGTTTACCGAAATCCCCATTGGCGTAGTGATGCGGCCGGAACATCCGCTGGCCAGCCAGACTGATGTCACCCTCAGCCAACTTGTCAGCTACCGCCAGTTACTGCCTGCCGCGCCACTCATGGTGCATGAGCGCATGGAAGGGTTGTACCACCGTCACCATCTCATCCCGGTACAAAATATGGTGTGTAATGACCTGAAAGTGATGAAATCACTGGTATATCAGAATGTCGGAGTAGGCATCCTGAGTCTGCTGGATGTCTATAGTGAAGTCAGAAGTGGCACATTAACATTCGTCCCCTTCAGCCATCGAGCCGTTAGACCCCTGACGCTGGCGCTGTGTGTAGCGCCCAAACGCCAGTTATCGCGGGCGGCGCAGTTAGTGATCAAACACTTTACGCAAGCCATCGATGATATGCATTCAGAGATGGGAAAAGACGCACCATAA
- the uraD gene encoding 2-oxo-4-hydroxy-4-carboxy-5-ureidoimidazoline decarboxylase, whose protein sequence is MITLEAFNQLNISEAVALLESCVAIPDWARQVTARRPYGNRAALLATGQQAMTGWQEEELTLALRAHPRIGEQAGGTRRHADFSRQEQSAISTENLSLAAALRIGNSRYEDTFGRIFLIRAKDRSGEEILQILQRRLQNSEQQEIEETLEQLRQITLLRLEGIIRA, encoded by the coding sequence ATGATTACACTGGAAGCCTTTAACCAGCTCAATATCAGTGAAGCAGTGGCACTACTAGAATCTTGTGTTGCCATTCCCGATTGGGCCAGACAAGTGACCGCCAGGCGACCTTATGGCAACCGTGCCGCCCTACTGGCTACCGGACAGCAGGCAATGACCGGCTGGCAGGAGGAGGAGCTGACACTGGCACTACGCGCTCATCCCCGTATCGGTGAACAGGCTGGCGGTACCCGTCGGCACGCTGATTTTTCCCGGCAGGAACAGTCAGCCATCAGCACTGAAAACCTCTCGCTGGCGGCAGCATTACGGATAGGTAATTCCCGTTATGAAGACACCTTTGGCCGGATATTTCTGATCCGTGCCAAAGATCGCAGTGGAGAAGAGATCCTACAGATACTACAGCGTCGGCTACAGAACAGTGAACAGCAGGAAATAGAAGAAACACTGGAGCAATTGCGCCAAATCACGTTACTCAGACTGGAAGGAATCATTCGCGCATGA
- the uraH gene encoding hydroxyisourate hydrolase, which produces MSTLSTHILDTTQGKPAAGVNILLERWENDEWHSVAQDQTNDDGRITAFTADPLLPGRYRMTADIGRWFAAAGREALYVTAQIDFQLTGAGHYHLPFLISPFSWSTYRGS; this is translated from the coding sequence ATGAGCACACTCAGCACCCATATTCTGGATACCACCCAGGGAAAACCCGCAGCGGGAGTGAATATCCTGTTGGAACGGTGGGAAAACGATGAATGGCATAGCGTGGCGCAAGATCAGACCAATGATGACGGCCGCATTACGGCCTTCACCGCTGATCCGCTATTACCCGGTCGCTACCGTATGACGGCAGACATCGGCCGCTGGTTTGCCGCGGCAGGTCGAGAGGCGTTGTACGTGACGGCACAAATCGACTTTCAGCTGACTGGTGCCGGTCATTATCATCTGCCGTTCCTGATTTCACCTTTTTCCTGGTCCACCTATCGCGGTAGCTGA
- the ahpF gene encoding alkyl hydroperoxide reductase subunit F, protein MLDNNMQIQLKAYLEKLTKPVEIVATLDDSVKSSEVRQLLIEIAELSEKVSFFENNELPVRKPSFLITNPGLATGPRFAGAPMGHEFTSLVLALLQTGGHPSKETQELLDQIRYLDGKFHFETYYSLTCHNCPDVVQALNLMSILNPNITHTAIDGGVFQDEIKERNIMGVPTVFLNGEHFGQGRMSLGEIVGKIDTGASDKLVEKLNNRPIYDVLVVGSGPAGAAAAVYAARKGIRTGLMGERFGGQILDTVDIENYISVPKTEGAKLATALKSHVDDYDVDIIDLQSAQKLVPASEPGMPHQIETVSGAVLRSRSIIIATGARWRNMNVPGEDQYRTHGVTYCPHCDGPLFKGKHVAVIGGGNSGVEAAIDLAGVVKHVTLLEFAPELKADSVLQDKLRSLPNVDVIMNAQTTEVLGDGQKVIGLAYQDRVSSSIHKLALEGIFVQIGLLPNTNWLGSTVARNRIGEIEIDVKCETSVKGIFAAGDCTTVPYKQIIIATGEGAKASLSAFDHLIRT, encoded by the coding sequence ATGCTCGACAATAACATGCAGATCCAGTTGAAAGCCTATCTGGAAAAATTAACCAAACCGGTTGAGATAGTGGCGACGCTAGATGATTCGGTTAAATCTTCTGAAGTCCGGCAACTGCTGATCGAAATTGCCGAACTATCTGAAAAAGTCAGCTTTTTTGAAAACAATGAACTGCCGGTACGCAAGCCTTCATTTCTGATCACCAATCCGGGATTGGCGACCGGGCCTCGCTTTGCCGGTGCCCCGATGGGACATGAGTTCACTTCACTGGTGTTGGCGCTGTTGCAGACGGGAGGACATCCGTCAAAAGAGACGCAAGAACTGCTCGACCAGATTCGCTATCTGGACGGTAAATTCCATTTCGAAACCTATTATTCGTTGACCTGTCACAACTGTCCTGATGTGGTGCAGGCACTGAATTTAATGTCCATCCTGAATCCAAATATTACCCATACCGCAATTGATGGCGGCGTGTTCCAGGATGAGATCAAAGAACGCAATATTATGGGCGTACCCACGGTATTTCTGAACGGCGAGCACTTCGGTCAGGGACGCATGAGTCTGGGGGAAATTGTCGGCAAGATTGATACCGGCGCCAGCGATAAACTGGTTGAAAAACTCAACAATCGCCCGATTTATGATGTGTTGGTTGTCGGTAGCGGCCCGGCGGGGGCGGCAGCGGCGGTGTATGCCGCCCGTAAAGGGATCCGTACCGGATTGATGGGAGAACGTTTCGGTGGGCAGATTCTCGATACCGTAGATATTGAAAATTATATCTCGGTACCGAAAACTGAAGGCGCCAAATTGGCCACTGCGCTGAAAAGTCATGTCGATGACTATGACGTGGATATTATTGATCTACAAAGCGCGCAGAAACTGGTGCCAGCCAGTGAACCCGGCATGCCGCATCAGATTGAAACCGTATCTGGCGCGGTACTGCGATCCCGCAGCATTATCATCGCTACCGGCGCCCGCTGGCGGAACATGAATGTGCCCGGTGAAGATCAGTATCGTACCCATGGGGTAACCTACTGTCCGCATTGTGATGGCCCCTTGTTCAAAGGTAAACACGTGGCCGTGATCGGCGGCGGTAACTCCGGCGTTGAAGCCGCTATCGATCTGGCGGGGGTAGTGAAACACGTGACGCTACTGGAGTTTGCGCCGGAACTGAAAGCGGACTCTGTGCTACAGGATAAACTGCGTAGCTTGCCAAATGTGGATGTCATCATGAATGCGCAGACGACAGAAGTGCTGGGGGACGGACAAAAAGTCATCGGACTGGCGTATCAGGATCGCGTTAGCAGCAGTATTCATAAGCTGGCGCTGGAAGGGATCTTTGTGCAGATCGGCCTGTTACCCAACACCAACTGGCTGGGTAGTACCGTGGCGCGTAACCGCATCGGTGAAATTGAGATTGATGTCAAATGCGAAACCAGTGTGAAAGGGATCTTCGCTGCCGGTGACTGTACTACTGTGCCGTACAAACAGATCATTATCGCCACAGGTGAAGGGGCCAAAGCCTCGCTGAGTGCCTTTGACCATTTGATCAGAACCTAA
- the ahpC gene encoding alkyl hydroperoxide reductase subunit C, whose protein sequence is MSVINTQVKPFKNQAFKAGQFIEVTEKDIEGKWSVFFFYPADFTFVCPTELGDVADYYDEFQKIGVDIYSVSTDTHFTHKAWHGSSDTIAKIKYAMIGDPTGQLTRNFENLREAEGLADRGTFIVDPQGIIQAVEITAEGIGRDASDLLRKIKAAQYVAAHPGEVCPAKWQEGDATLAPSLDLVGKI, encoded by the coding sequence ATGTCCGTTATCAATACCCAGGTTAAACCGTTTAAAAATCAGGCGTTCAAAGCAGGTCAGTTTATTGAAGTCACTGAAAAAGATATTGAAGGCAAATGGAGTGTGTTCTTCTTCTATCCGGCTGACTTTACATTTGTCTGCCCAACCGAATTGGGTGACGTAGCAGATTATTACGATGAATTCCAGAAGATCGGGGTTGATATCTATTCTGTGTCCACCGATACCCACTTTACCCATAAAGCGTGGCACGGCAGTTCTGATACCATCGCCAAAATCAAATACGCCATGATCGGCGATCCGACGGGTCAACTGACGCGCAATTTTGAAAACCTGCGTGAAGCAGAGGGTTTAGCTGACCGTGGTACTTTCATCGTTGATCCGCAGGGCATTATTCAGGCAGTGGAAATCACCGCGGAAGGTATTGGCCGTGACGCTTCTGATCTGTTGCGCAAAATAAAAGCGGCTCAGTATGTCGCCGCTCATCCTGGTGAAGTGTGCCCGGCAAAATGGCAGGAAGGTGATGCCACATTGGCGCCGTCTTTGGATCTGGTTGGCAAAATCTGA
- a CDS encoding 2OG-Fe(II) oxygenase family protein: MTQSNKAQRYTLQELEKEALMGDIGQETFAREVRCIDLSDFDCRKSEIADQLWRAAVEIGFFQVSNHGIDLIDIRHAFDMTERFFALPETVKAQYPLAHNAGWESRAQVRPSTRTPDQKESYQITRPLMDGLWPSEQVLPQFQHTMLAFESRCWQLGMKLLSCFALKLGFPEHFFQQAHNPSHADYQSTLRMLHYYATDPEQVTQPGQWRAGAHTDFDCLTLLFQRPGQGGLQVCPGKDRESQQWTSIEPSEAVITCNIGDMLMRWSDDQLPSNFHRVRNPTPDEYQGPRYSLAFFCQANKTVEIVGPGGKYPAIRADAYLQQRIQANFATG; encoded by the coding sequence ATGACCCAATCCAATAAGGCTCAACGCTATACGTTGCAGGAACTGGAAAAAGAAGCACTGATGGGTGACATCGGCCAGGAAACCTTTGCCCGTGAAGTGCGCTGTATTGATTTATCTGATTTTGATTGCCGTAAAAGCGAAATCGCCGACCAGCTATGGCGGGCAGCTGTTGAGATCGGCTTCTTCCAGGTGAGTAATCACGGCATTGATTTGATAGACATCCGCCACGCTTTTGATATGACGGAACGGTTCTTCGCGTTGCCCGAAACCGTCAAGGCACAGTATCCGCTGGCCCACAATGCTGGCTGGGAAAGTCGAGCGCAAGTACGCCCTTCTACCCGTACCCCGGATCAAAAAGAGTCTTATCAGATAACGCGTCCACTGATGGATGGCTTGTGGCCGAGTGAGCAGGTGTTGCCGCAGTTCCAACACACCATGTTGGCATTCGAATCACGTTGCTGGCAGTTGGGTATGAAACTGCTTTCCTGTTTTGCTCTCAAACTGGGCTTCCCTGAGCATTTTTTCCAGCAGGCCCACAACCCGAGCCATGCTGACTACCAGAGCACCTTACGCATGCTGCACTATTATGCGACTGACCCGGAGCAGGTTACTCAGCCGGGGCAATGGCGTGCCGGGGCGCATACCGATTTTGACTGCCTGACGCTGTTGTTTCAACGTCCGGGGCAGGGTGGATTGCAGGTTTGTCCGGGTAAAGACAGAGAAAGCCAGCAGTGGACCAGCATTGAGCCGAGTGAAGCGGTGATCACCTGCAATATCGGCGATATGTTGATGCGCTGGAGTGATGATCAACTGCCGTCGAATTTCCATCGGGTGAGGAACCCGACGCCGGACGAGTATCAAGGCCCTCGTTACAGCCTGGCGTTTTTCTGCCAGGCCAATAAAACAGTGGAAATTGTTGGGCCGGGCGGGAAATATCCGGCGATCCGCGCCGATGCATATCTTCAGCAACGTATTCAGGCTAACTTTGCTACAGGATAG
- a CDS encoding ABC transporter substrate-binding protein, giving the protein MKVISRITLSCYMLSALALGAVSPAVQANEKLVLLTSWYAQAEQGGYYQALATGIYRRYGLDVSIQSGGPQVNGMQLLLAKRADVIIGYDLQLLQTVERGFQAVAIAAPFQFDPQGLLIHTGVTSLGDLKGKTILVSSSGQSTWWPWLKARYSLSDAQTRPYTFNIQPFVADENIAQQAYASSEVFQAHKAGVKANFFLFAKYGYPPYGGILITRPDVIARNRDAMAKFVRASMEGWVSYLKDPTPGNMLIKKENPNMGDDLLAWGVAQIKKYHLIDGGDAATQGWGTMTEERWQKTRDFMVNAKLLKADTHWRQAYTTQFIQDLHVKP; this is encoded by the coding sequence ATGAAGGTCATATCACGTATTACTCTGTCATGCTATATGCTGAGCGCGCTTGCGCTTGGCGCTGTTTCCCCGGCCGTTCAGGCCAATGAAAAACTGGTACTGCTGACGTCCTGGTATGCCCAGGCCGAGCAGGGCGGTTACTATCAGGCACTGGCTACCGGGATTTACCGACGCTACGGTCTGGATGTCAGCATCCAGTCGGGCGGGCCACAGGTCAATGGCATGCAACTGCTGCTGGCAAAACGCGCCGATGTGATCATTGGCTATGATTTACAACTGTTGCAAACAGTTGAACGTGGATTCCAGGCTGTAGCGATCGCCGCCCCATTCCAGTTCGACCCTCAAGGCTTGCTGATCCACACGGGGGTAACCTCCCTGGGAGATCTCAAAGGCAAAACCATTCTGGTGTCCAGTTCAGGCCAATCGACCTGGTGGCCGTGGCTGAAAGCACGTTACTCATTGAGTGATGCACAGACTCGTCCCTACACCTTCAACATTCAGCCATTTGTGGCCGACGAGAATATTGCCCAGCAGGCTTATGCCAGCTCGGAGGTTTTCCAGGCACACAAAGCCGGAGTGAAAGCCAACTTCTTCCTGTTTGCCAAGTATGGTTATCCGCCTTACGGCGGCATTCTGATCACCCGGCCGGATGTGATTGCTCGTAACCGCGACGCGATGGCTAAATTCGTGCGCGCCTCCATGGAGGGCTGGGTGAGCTACCTGAAGGATCCGACGCCGGGAAATATGTTGATCAAAAAAGAGAATCCAAACATGGGGGATGATCTGCTGGCGTGGGGGGTGGCGCAAATCAAAAAGTATCACTTGATTGACGGTGGCGACGCGGCTACCCAGGGCTGGGGAACGATGACCGAAGAGCGTTGGCAGAAAACGCGTGATTTCATGGTCAATGCCAAATTGCTGAAAGCCGACACCCATTGGCGACAGGCTTACACCACCCAGTTTATTCAGGATCTGCATGTTAAGCCCTGA
- a CDS encoding LysR family transcriptional regulator, which translates to MFAFSRFLLYFTEVARQGSFRKASETLHVAASSIDRQILRVEEELEMPLFERHPAGLRLTAAGELLLNAANNWKKDFSRVRDQLDDLRGLRRGHVRIATIDAINRGFFSSMLKKIHLEYPNVSFTLTTMNNIDIQQALISGDVDFGIMLNPQSSKALQVQSFAEINLGIVVPQGHPLAGRDRIRFNQCLDYPFIIPSAPLMLAEPVQALLNINGGSVNEVGISNNIHMIRSLIKEQIGIGILCWLDIMDEVQRGELMFIPLSDPQLKPFTLSLCVAPARQLSIAASMMLKRLEMLFSQLQTESQ; encoded by the coding sequence ATGTTTGCCTTCTCCCGGTTTTTGTTGTATTTCACTGAAGTGGCCCGTCAGGGCTCGTTTCGTAAGGCATCGGAAACGTTGCATGTCGCGGCGTCGTCCATTGACAGACAGATACTGCGCGTGGAGGAGGAGCTGGAAATGCCATTGTTTGAACGGCATCCAGCTGGCCTGCGTCTGACCGCTGCCGGTGAATTGCTGCTCAACGCCGCCAATAATTGGAAAAAGGATTTTAGTCGGGTGCGGGATCAACTCGATGACTTGCGCGGATTACGGCGCGGACATGTGCGCATCGCGACCATTGATGCCATCAACCGGGGGTTTTTCTCGTCGATGCTGAAGAAAATCCACCTGGAATACCCGAATGTCTCATTCACCCTCACCACCATGAACAATATCGATATCCAGCAGGCGTTGATTTCTGGCGATGTGGACTTCGGTATCATGCTCAATCCGCAAAGCTCGAAAGCGTTGCAGGTACAGTCATTCGCTGAAATCAATTTAGGGATCGTGGTGCCACAAGGCCACCCACTGGCGGGACGTGACCGTATTCGTTTCAATCAATGCCTGGACTATCCGTTTATCATTCCCTCCGCACCGTTGATGCTGGCCGAACCAGTGCAGGCATTGTTGAATATTAACGGCGGCAGCGTTAACGAAGTGGGTATTTCCAACAATATCCATATGATTCGCTCGTTGATCAAAGAACAGATTGGCATCGGTATTCTGTGTTGGTTGGACATTATGGACGAGGTACAGCGTGGAGAACTGATGTTCATTCCGCTTAGCGATCCGCAGTTAAAGCCGTTTACTTTGTCACTGTGTGTGGCACCGGCGCGGCAGTTATCGATCGCCGCGTCGATGATGCTCAAGCGACTGGAAATGTTGTTCAGCCAATTGCAGACCGAGAGCCAGTAA
- a CDS encoding cytosine deaminase, with translation MSMSRPPVPLNGLCNARLPAWALPASWPQQTGEPLNGNILFSAGHIAALIPGHQPTDGLWDLGGALVLPGMIEPHAHLDKTFTRQRSRPAGPGLLAAIDAMHQDRRHWSPQDIHQRAAQGLARAVASGISHLRTHIDWFTATPPTAWLEIAALDQHDCTLERVALVPLPLFADIAVAETIARQVADSNEQGLLGAFIHSSNWDEAAMTNLMRSAARWRLNLDLHIDEELSPTANGLVWLAHYLTEHDFPGHICCSHGCALAAGDEEQAQWVLAALAASRVTLIALPMTNLLLQDAVTGRTPRQRGITLLKEAQDAGVPVLLGCDNVQDAFCPTGSYDPVDTLICSLFAAQLDQIFDQQSRLICDRHSLTGAGPTGSPLAAGNPADMVIFPDSDIGTWPLNSAARIVIRRGAITHQRTWNKELAHDA, from the coding sequence ATGTCTATGTCACGCCCACCTGTACCGCTGAACGGCCTCTGTAATGCGCGGCTACCGGCTTGGGCATTACCCGCCAGTTGGCCACAACAAACCGGGGAACCGCTTAACGGCAACATCCTGTTCAGCGCTGGCCACATTGCTGCACTGATTCCAGGTCATCAGCCTACGGATGGCTTGTGGGATCTCGGCGGCGCATTGGTGTTACCCGGAATGATTGAACCCCATGCACACCTGGACAAAACGTTTACCCGGCAACGCAGCCGACCGGCAGGACCGGGGTTGTTGGCCGCCATCGACGCCATGCATCAAGACCGTCGCCACTGGAGTCCGCAAGATATTCACCAGCGCGCCGCACAAGGCCTGGCGCGGGCGGTGGCCAGCGGTATCAGCCATCTGCGCACCCATATCGACTGGTTTACTGCCACGCCACCCACCGCCTGGCTGGAAATCGCTGCGTTGGATCAACACGATTGCACACTGGAGCGCGTAGCACTGGTGCCGCTGCCGCTATTTGCCGATATCGCAGTGGCTGAAACAATAGCCCGTCAAGTCGCAGACAGCAATGAACAGGGGCTGCTCGGCGCATTCATCCACTCATCTAACTGGGATGAAGCGGCGATGACTAATCTGATGCGCAGCGCAGCGCGCTGGCGATTAAACCTGGACTTGCACATTGATGAAGAATTGTCGCCGACAGCAAACGGCCTGGTATGGCTGGCTCACTACCTGACCGAGCACGATTTCCCCGGACACATCTGCTGTAGCCACGGCTGCGCCCTGGCGGCTGGCGACGAAGAACAGGCGCAATGGGTACTTGCCGCATTAGCGGCATCGCGCGTCACATTGATCGCCCTGCCAATGACCAATCTGCTGTTGCAGGATGCCGTCACTGGCCGCACGCCGCGCCAGCGCGGCATCACACTGTTGAAAGAAGCCCAGGACGCTGGTGTACCGGTATTGCTCGGCTGTGACAATGTGCAGGATGCCTTCTGCCCAACCGGCAGCTATGACCCGGTGGATACACTGATATGCAGTCTATTCGCCGCCCAGCTTGACCAGATTTTCGACCAGCAATCACGGCTGATCTGTGATCGTCATTCACTGACTGGTGCTGGCCCGACGGGGTCACCGCTGGCGGCAGGCAACCCGGCCGATATGGTTATCTTCCCCGACAGTGATATTGGCACCTGGCCATTGAACAGTGCCGCCCGCATAGTAATACGCCGTGGCGCCATCACTCATCAACGGACGTGGAACAAGGAACTCGCTCATGATGCTTGA
- a CDS encoding RidA family protein — translation MMLDDGAGKPLAHYAAWHRAGDFIFLSGIIPVNPQRSLIVRGYQDIPPEARRLLGETGEFSTDAKEGPILAQSWYVLESIRQTIESAGGQMSDVFKLVQYFRNLDHFPYYSRVRKLFYPQQPPVSTVVQVSEMLPGNEVLIEVEATAWLPQ, via the coding sequence ATGATGCTTGACGATGGCGCGGGCAAACCGCTCGCCCACTATGCCGCCTGGCATCGCGCCGGCGATTTTATCTTTCTTTCCGGCATTATCCCGGTCAATCCACAGCGCTCGCTTATCGTACGCGGCTATCAGGATATTCCACCAGAAGCGCGCCGCCTGTTGGGTGAAACCGGTGAGTTTTCCACTGATGCCAAAGAGGGGCCAATCCTGGCGCAGAGCTGGTATGTGCTGGAGAGCATCCGTCAGACCATTGAGTCCGCCGGTGGGCAAATGAGCGACGTGTTCAAACTGGTGCAATATTTCCGCAATCTGGATCACTTTCCGTATTACAGCCGGGTAAGAAAGCTGTTCTATCCGCAGCAACCGCCAGTTTCTACGGTGGTGCAGGTCAGTGAAATGCTGCCCGGCAACGAGGTGCTGATTGAAGTCGAAGCCACTGCCTGGCTACCACAATAA